Genomic DNA from Cucumis melo cultivar AY chromosome 10, USDA_Cmelo_AY_1.0, whole genome shotgun sequence:
acgtcgtgcgcgcgctcgatatgagcattgtgtaacccacatgaacattgcaaccgaaacaccgtcattgttatgggacgagccctttcgtcaaacggggatcgatcgcagcatgtccagtctcgacagaggaaagcatgccgagaacacgcccgcaacgaggtgcaagcattatccaagcaagcccatcccccacctcaccgcacatcccgctctctatccccgcccgacgtaggggcataaggggcacccaccaaacccttccaccaagcaagaagcaatcacaagacatctcgtatcttcacgaacaagcccgcttggagtgcacgcccacaccgaggtgcaagcattgtccgcgcaagcccatccgagcatcaactcgacacccgctctcactccccgcccaacggtcggacgtggcactccgacgaaacccatccaccaagcacaaagcaatcgcaagacatctcgtatcttcacgaacaagcccgcttggagtgcacgcccacaccgaggtgcaagcattgtccgcgcaagcccatccgagcatcaactcgacacccgctctcactccctgcccgatggacaagcccatcgttatggccaaacccctccaccaagcaagaagcaatcgcaagacaagcccacttggagtgcacgcccacaccgaggtgcaagcattgtccaagcaaaacccatccaagaatgtcaatttgacatcccgctctcactccttgcccgacgtaggggcccgacattccatcgattttgaccaaacccttccaccaagcaagaagcaattgcaagacatctcgtatcttcacgaacaaacccgcttggagtgcacgcccacaccgaggtgcaagcattgtccgcgcaagcccatccgagcatcaactcgacacccgctctcactccccgcccaacggtcggacgtggcactccgacgaaacccatccaccgagcacaaagcaatcgcaagacatctcgtatcttcacgaacaagcccgcttggagtgcacgcccacaccgaggtgcaagcattgtccgcgcaagcccatccgagcatcaactcgacacccgctctcactccctgcccgacggacaagcccatcgttatggccaaacccctccgccaagcacgaagcaatcgccaagacaagcacacttggagtgcacgcccacaccgaggtgcaagcattgtccaagcacgcccatcccgctctcactccttgcccgacggtcggatgtggcactccggccgaacccttcgtccaccaagcacaaagcaatcgcaagttatctcgtctcctcacgaacaagcccgcttggagtgcacgcccacaccgaggtgcaagcattgtccgcgcaaagcccatccgagcatcaactcgacacccactctcactcgccgccggcggccggaggtggcactccgccggcgccgaccccccaagcatatgtgcccatgatgggcgcaatgtgcttgaagggtcggcgccgcggcataggggtacccccgcgccccgcccatgcaggcaggtcgcccccctatatagtacattctggcttttttgggtctggcaggcttgcatatgaaaaagccgaaatgtcacaccatgccataacttttgattgtgttattattatgaccgggacttgattgtattatcttttagacattcaaatgagtgtggaaaacaagtttcataatttttgaaccaaccaataatattttatgaatttttat
This window encodes:
- the LOC127151194 gene encoding uncharacterized protein LOC127151194, which translates into the protein MPRTRPQRGASIIQASPSPTSPHIPLSIPARRRGIRGTHQTLPPSKKQSQDISYLHEQARLECTPTPRCKHCPRKPIRASTRHPLSLPAQRSDVALRRNPSTKHKAIARHLVSSRTSPLGVHAHTEVQALSAQAHPSINSTPALTPCPMDKPIVMAKPLHQARSNRKTSPLGVHAHTEVQALSKQNPSKNVNLTSRSHSLPDVGARHSIDFDQTLPPSKKQLQDISYLHEQTRLECTPTPRCKHCPRKPIRASTRHPLSLPARRTSPSLWPNPSAKHEAIAKTSTLGVHAHTEVQALSKHAHPALTPCPTVGCGTPAEPFVHQAQSNRKLSRLLTNKPAWSARPHRGASIVRAKPIRASTRHPLSLAAGGRRWHSAGADPPSICAHDGRNVLEGSAPRHRGTPAPRPCRQVAPLYSTFCWASYDIPLQVFCVLVVRLQVANMNYWVDLHPCGQRYSELSQGVSDRPTNLAPLEPGCSTPSCVQIRSRTRPEIPAILLVSKSTLAG